The genome window aatgatagtgtatttgtgtttgcagccataatatatctacaacaatgaaattatgcgtgtgaaaatttatcaaatttatattaatcattaaaaggacttaattaaatgatgatcACACTATTTTACTACAAAACTAATACCCTCATACGTTAGTTTCGAAAAGGCTTTCTTAAAAAGCATTTCAAGTAggttaaggatccatatttcacctcctcttaagtcagctttggctttactctcaagattatggatatctaggtaagcaacacttgctaattacatcatatgtaactcctaaagtttggtgaacaactcttgttctaatcatcgtatgatttatccaaattacttgcctctaggtttctaatcctattagaataacctagtcaagtcattaaccaattttaacctgcgaatatcacttgtttattcttcgcgtttaaccaagataaatactagtacttcgctttagcagaacctacacagtattgatcgaggccttaacgagggcaaaattagaaggctatgttgacttaatattttaatagagggattttattaagatcgtttcatctcaccaattatgatttactttagtccatttagccatttaattgatctcatcaattaatgtggttcattattatcaaattttaacatgtttaaaatttggcatgctttagacatccatagcatctcatacatgaataaagcaataaataaatgcaatagttatagcccataaactaaggaggcgcaacccaagccaatgggagaaccaaaaggaaacctaaaggtgtaagccaGTTTTCAAGCTATCAGTCCACACTGGTTGGCCCATCTTCCATCTCGGCTAGCCCACAGCAACTCTTGCAGATTACAATATGTagaaactcgttttacatacgagggagtaagatgagaagagaaatacaagagaatagtagcaaggcacgacacgcaggccgtatttataaaattacaacctttttttatcaaataggttgttgggctataactatgcattttaaacaccgtgcatgtcaaaaatagcatatacaaataaacacttttgttaaggtgtattaaaacatatcctttcaactttatggcccaccaagttttatttattatatataaaataatactttaaGAAGATGGGGGCTGAGGTGGTGAAGGGAGAGGGCCGAAGGCCCGCGACCGAAACCCTCCTCAGATCCCCATCCCCAAAAATATGATAGAAGCCGGGGGTGTGGGGGCGGAGCCCCCGTGGTACGAACCGCATACCCCATTCAAGTAAAACCTCacgatttgataacttttatcaatATAATCGTGTTTTCGGGATGAGGTTTCATGCCGGAACAACCCTTGTTCCACTAACTAGTTAGCTTTTACTGGAAACTGTCAACACCACCGTCGCACCATTATAGATCTGTTAACATTTAActgtaataacataaaaccaaaTAGGCCATAACAtcatgattaacatttaatccattgtcaaAAGGAACGGTTATCAGGTTactattaaactatttaaacagtcaaaatttactaaaattaaagcatgcatctcatacaatagcatcacccaagtatttaaacccgagtccgtatcacacaagtggctctgacaccactgttggatcgccggcacctctatggcgcagcgaaaaataaaaatccagcgatcctaaccagggatccatgtgtgacgaacgaatcggggtgaaagaggttgcgaaattacctaatgtttattcagagtagacaagaacacctcaacaacgagtagtcCGATCTGTTTGTCGAACCAAACCAAGAATCTATCGTGATTCctacctctacgtaatccacccagttgactactgaacggaaggaatccccaaaacagcttttgagagttatttttctttgaaggtcgctagactcaaacaaagaaaacgagattatatatatccttttgttttagtgttttttaaagaattaaataaatataataatattttaatcaaaattataattacattaattataatataagttcggtaaaccatatatttatttgaattcttatgctaaccaaattcatgtcctcactatacgcataaacaaccttgtacataatgtgttcgaatttgattaccgaattaaattaattctataattaatttaattcaagcgaccccaaaacaataccaactatggtttattccgttcatttcaactataggtgtgaccacagaggttcttgtaacgttagcaagaacactagaacgattctaatgctacgaacaatgagtggcatctagcaatgcatcattgctacctaagtcacaagagatcatgattcgacataacctttttatgattaaccttttatgcaataatccttaagtcatttatctttggattggacacaagtcatggaatagtcacacttgcattgtccattccatgttccttgatatcttaagcagactacgatatacaaataagtatgacatctaatatcaacttatttgagcatggccatgcatttctagtctcacttaatcaagtagcctaagatattactcccattatgtaggagggacttatcctatatcgaccaaccatatccctctacatagattgtggtatatctaacatcagtctttatagaacaaccagttatggtgtacgtttaactgtatcaaaatatacaactcacgatgttgggattatgatgatctcaagtctgaggatcatataaatattaatcattatgagtaatgtcgtgacaattacataataatctaagaaacatactcaaaacgggtcagtccaatatgttgttctctaacacacatattcatgtaatgattctgacattccatatcaatgacaactctttatcatcaatcaacaacacgttagtcttaatgcattatcgttgtcctatccaacaataatacttgactaaggaacttttaagaataatcatattattctcaggacattattataaaacagtttatttatatacacagaaaagaaactgaaataataatggtaacgccttatattaataaacatgataaatcaagtatgttattacaaccatctcatgattgatctttgggcatacgctaacactttgtcgatgccctaaGATGTAAAGTTTCTCCTCCTTGTTACCTTTGAGGGGAATGGCTATTACATCCCCAttctttgatcaaaatttgagtaacctttttgggttttctacTCAAAACTCATTTGGTCTCAAGACGCCCTTTGTAGGTTTTTGCCTTAGCCTCTCCTCTTTTTAAGGGAAgtattttttgattgaatccAAGTTCACGTGGTTGGGTAGAtctttaccatccatctcggtTAGAATCACCATCCCTCTAAAAAAGGTtttctttaccacataaggtccttcccaattcgGCATCTATTTTCCTTTGTAGTCCTTTTGTATGAGAAGGATTTTTTCAACACCAGGTCCCCATCATGGAACTCTTTGGGCTAACTTTTTTGTCACAAGCTTGCATCATtcatttttggtacatctgaccatgaAGGATAGCTTTTAGCCTCTTCTCTTCgatcaagttcaactgatcatatcgagattaGATCCATTCTGCTTTATCTAACTTCAACTCTGATAAAACTCGGAAAGAATGAATCTCGACTTCAATAGGCAAGCTACCACCATTCCATAAACTAATGAGGAAGGTGTTACCCTGGTGGAGGTTCTGACAGATATTCGATAAGCATAGAGGgaaaatggtaacttctcatccAATCTTTATAAGTTTCTGTCATTTTCCCTACGatcttcttaatgttcttattggctgccttcactgcaccattcattttttaatgataTGGTGAAGAGTTGTGatgtttgattttgaattgactGTAGACCTTTGTTATCATgattttgttcaaatttaataaattatcatatatgATCCTTTTTGGTATTCCATGTcaacatatgatctctttctttaagaatttgctaactgttgactttgtgacattggcataaaGTGGCTTGTACCCATTTtgtgaagtagtcaataaccataAAGATGAATAGATACCCATTTGAAACTTTTGCAGAGATCGGCCCAATAACATCCATGctcccacatagagaaaggccatggagaagtcataacatgaagatgTAAAGGCggcacatgaattttgtctCTATAAATTTGACACTTATGACATCTCTTGGCATAATTGATACAATCCgtttccatggtggaccaataatatctgaatctcatgatttgcctggccattgtaaaaccattagcATGTGTTCTGCAAACACTCTCATTGACTTATTCTAGGATTTTCTAGGCCACAACAACATCTACACACCTTAGTAACATttggtcctttcttcttttgtatAAGATCTCCCCATCTAGGACGTACTCATTAGCCAGTCTTTTTAGagtccttttatcatttttgattGCATGCTCAGGGTATTCACGGATCATTTCATATCGCAATATATCCTCGTACCAAGGGTGAtcatctctttcttctttcttgatgtTGTAACAATGGGTCGGGGACTCATAAGTGTTCATCTGGATAGGTTTCATATCCTCTTGCTTGttcactttaataataaaaactaatgtATCGAAGGCATCGACCATCTGATTTTCATCTTGTGAGAGGTAGTACAAgatgatgtcatcaaactccttAATTAACTCAAGAACCAACTTTCGATAATCAATCAACTTTGGATCTCTCGTCTCCCATTCACCTTTGAGTTGATAGATTACTAGTGCAGAGTCCTCGTATACCTCCAGTACCTTGATCTTGCGTTCTATAGCTGCACGGATACCTATAATGCATGTCACGTATTCTGCCATGTTATTTATGCAatcaaaaataagtttattgttgaaaggataatgatctccatcTTGGGATACCAGGACTACCCTAATTCTGTTACCCATGGCGTTTGAGGCgctgttaaaatttaatttctagggATATTCTCTTGAAGCACCTTCTTCAGTGGTTGCAACATACATCAGatcctcatttgggaaatcgAAATTTAAAGGTTCGTAATCCTCTAGAGCTCTACTAGCTAGGAAATCTGCTATTGCACTTTCTTTTACTTCCTTCTGGTTCACATAGAGTATATCCAATTCGAAGAGCAGAATTTTCCATCGAGCCATTATTCCATTCAACGTAGTTAACTCCATCATGTACTTCAGATGATCCATCTTTGAGATGAGCCAAGTTGTATGGTACAACATATATTGTCTTAGCCTCTTGGTAGTCCAAATTAAGGCGTAGTAGAGCTTCTCGATTGACGAATATATTGTCTCGCATTCAGTAATCTTTTTACTGAGGTAATAGATtactctttctttccttcttgaCTCATCATGTTGCCCAAGTACGCATCTCATAGAATTTCCAAATACTGCCAAGTACAGTATCAGTGGTTTATCTAGGCTCGGTGGCATCAGTACTAGGGCGTTAGACAAGTAATGTCTGACCTTGTCGAAGGTCTTCTGGCAATCCTCATCCTATACACCTGGATCATGTTTCTTAAGGAGACGAATATGGGGTCATATTTCTCGGTTATTTGtaaaatgaaccgagcaatgcAGTTTAACCTTCCTAAGAAACCCCAAACCTTTTTTTGGGTATGCGATGGTGGTAACTTCTGTATAACCTTGACTTTATCTGGGTCAATCTTAACCATTTTCTCGTTGACTACAAATCCCAGCAATTTACCTAACGTGGCCCCAAAAGTGCATTTTTATAGATTCAGCTGTAGTTGGAATTTTCTcaaccttaaaaatagtttcttCAAGACTTTCACATGCTTTTTTTCTATTCAGGATTTTGCGATTATATCATCGACAGAAACATCAATTcctttgtgcatcatatcatgaaacaaagTTACCATAGCTCTTTGATATATTGCTCCCATATTTTTCAGTCtgaatggcatcactttataacaaaattttctccGCATTGTTACGAATGTGGTCTTCTCCATATCTTCaagatgcatctttatctggttGTATCtagagaaaccatccatgaatgAGAACAGTGAACGACCTACCGTGTTGTCCACTAGGGTATCGATGTGAGGCAACGGGAAATTGTCCTTCGGGCTGGGATTGTTTAAATCCCTGTAGTCCAcaaacatttacacttttttatctttctttagGACGAGGACTATATTGGTTACCCGCTCCGAATATTTGACCACTTGTAGGATATTAACgtcaaattatttattgacctcttcttttattttcatcagGACATCTGACCTCCGAAGCTGGTGTACCATAATATTAGTACTTAAACTAGACATGTCTTaatatgaccatgcgaagacatctttgaattcttaaAGTAACTCAACGAGGTCTCGCCTTGTCTCTACAGTGATGTAAATTTCGATTTtcacttctttcttttcttgttcatcCCCTAAGCTCACAACTTCTACTGACTCTTTGTGAGGTATGATATGTTTCTCATAttgctctaccatccttaacaaatcaggaaaCAAGTTACAATCTcgatcatcttcaaagtcctaAGATTCCTCTAGACACATATCATGCTCGAAAGGAGACTTTAAGTAACAGCAGTGTCGCTTAAATCATTGATATCCGGAAACCTATTACATGAATAAAAGGAGACCCaatgaacaaatgaatttaagaatGATTAAATGTGTGGTATGAGTacgagaaaaaagagaaaaaaaagtagaataTTTGTCAAGTGGGACATAAAAATGTattgttttcattgaaataaagatAATGGACATACGccttttcacaaaaaaatccCTATTACTCCCAAACTTAGAGCAACAGGtatgttctgaatattactctaaaatAGTCCTAAATACTACAGGGATCTCCTTCCTATTCCAGTTGTTTAGAACACTGTTAGGGATATAGGGACAAATTTTTGATAGGTTCCCTTCCTTAGTTCCCTCTTTGGAGCCACAAACATCTTCTCCTTCTGATCCTTAATGTCTTTAAAGAATTCTAATTCTTCGTTGTCCATCAGGCTTTGTACTAGAGTTCTGAACTCGACGCGCTTTTGGGTTTCATGATATTTATTGCATGTAATGAAATGTAATATTAATGAATGGAAAAAATACATGCAAAAGGCACTGATTCTAGtttaattccattaaaataactttactagaaaacgagtttctttacataaaatggatacttccactttatcaagaaatacCTTTTCCATGACAAACTCTTTATTTAGCAATTGAACACGAATCAACACCTTTCTTTTAAGATGAAAATGTGATGTAAccacaaccaaaacaaaacaaaacaaaacacgTCAGTACATTTTTGTGTAAAACTTGGATACAAAGCaaagaataacaattaaaatgtctCTTCTTTGTAGTCTATTCGAGTAACTGTTAAAGGTTTGACATGGTTCTTCCTAGGGCTAGCTCTTAGGGTTTATTACATGCGGTTTGGTTTTACAGTAAGGTACCtgaaccaacagattcctcaatccttaccaattataggctcatacggacaaagtttagttcaggggaatacatttccctatgtctgtgcggaggtgaagacctcacgaagacataggtacaaaTGTATCCTGAAAGCGGTCCATTATCCTATGCGGAGGTGAAAACTTCACGAAGGAATAGCTTGtcactcccacttaagaagGGTAGAATAGAACGATTATGCCATGCAATATGTGAAAACATAAAGAGAAACTTTCGAACCAATAAAACAGATGTATTAGATCGCTATGTAACCCAAGATAACAAAGACATTAATTACCACCAAAACATGAATGATTAAATGCAAGGAAGGGGTCGCCAATTTAAACccaaattctcaatttttgacaaaaagaccaaaaagtaatcaactcgcggcttgactctcttatttttcccaagtggagtcaccaagctgtcgaaaccttttCGGAActctactttttattttaaaatgaaaatggagtcgccaccaatcttttttattaggtgtgatcgaatcaccacgtaatttgatcattttaataaaatgttagatttactaaaacgatgatttttggtctacaaaatccaacAAATGGGTTCGAGAGtcagttacgcatgaggaaggattagcaccctcataacgcccaaaattggtacctagttgattacttgataTCTTAGAgtcgaaaattgagaattcgaaaagaaattaaaatatgatcccCTCTTTGTatgatgttatttaattaaaacatctctagctaaattaaattttatggaaaaagcctttttattttgagttaatcgagaaGAAAAGATACACAAGGTCTTGAATCCTTGAAAACAAGAATAATCGTCATTTAATTATTACCTAAGTCCTAAGtgtcttgaattttaaataggATGTTTGGTTATTTCGGTTCTAGGAATGGGCCATACTTAGTAAGTTAGGAACACGACTCCTCGAATCCcgaaaataacaaatattgcctcggttttatttattttttgtgtgcTTATGCTGAAAAACGAATGAGTGTATGTAGCATAATATACAATGTACGATGATGGCAAAATTATAGTGttaacaaaataacaacataaataatGGAATAAAATGGCAATactataataaatacaataataagaaataataacaataataatattcaactaataatactatatgataataatgataataatagtgaaataatataaaatgtatgataataatataattacataaaataatgatattcaactaataatactatatgataataatgataataatagtgaaataatataaaatgtatgataataatataattacataaaataatgatatttgagcaaattaaaaaatattaattagcaatgataattacttaataatattaatagtattgataattaaaataaaataccaaaataaaacaattgagaAATTATcgggaaaaatgtaaatagaaaaattataaatgggctaaatttaaaaaaataaaggactaaatttaaaataaataaatgggctaactttaatgaattaaaaaataaagaaaaggaaataaaggactaaatttgaaaatataacaaaattaaaagcctaAACTATAAGGAAACATAATATAAAGGATTAGATTAAAATGGGATAGAAAATTACAGAGACTCAAAGTACAATGGTCCCGACCATATTTACATGTGTCATTGCCTCAATGGGTTAACAGTGGGTTAAGGGACTGAATTGCGCAAGAATAAAATAGAAGGGAAAGAATAAAAGTGGAATAATGAATTGTAGGACAAGCttgaaaaatagcaaaaaagtGGAAGGGTCAAAGCAGCAATTATATCCTCCCATTTGAAAGCACGCGGATCCTAGATGGATCCTGATTAGgtcaaaacgacatcgttttaataaatctatataagtttaaaaaatcatttaaaaaatcatttaaaacttgtttcaaaaaaaattctttctttcttctttttttttctctcaagaCCCCTCTTCTCCGGTCACGAGGCCGACGAGTCTCCGCCGTGACCACCGGTCATCAACAATGGCAACCGCCTCCGCCGATGGCCAGAAGTTCAAAAAAAAGACCCCATTTGACCCTATTTTTCATGTAGAATGCCAATCTGGGGTTTAAACCCCCAAAAATTAAGCCAAAACTTGACAAAAGGGCTGGAAATCTTTCGGTTTCTACCTTTCCGACGAGGCTCTCGATGGAACCCTAGTAGGTTCAAAGGCCTTTCAGGTTGGAGCAAGCCTCCCACGATGGCAGAAGACAAGGCGTCACAAGTAAaacctttttcccttttttatgttttctttgaaaaaaaaaactatatgttcttttaacttttttgtaTTCGATTTCTTGTGTCCAAATTACAACATagtttttggcttttatagccagaTATATTAcacaatatattttcttttcttttctttcctgcTTCACTGCTTTTGTTCCTGTTTCTGTTTCAAGCCTTTGCATGGTGGTCGTGAGGAAGCTTTCGGTCAACAATGATGGGGAGATGCACCCTTTTCTATTTTGGTGAAATTG of Gossypium raimondii isolate GPD5lz chromosome 3, ASM2569854v1, whole genome shotgun sequence contains these proteins:
- the LOC105795970 gene encoding uncharacterized protein LOC105795970 produces the protein MDHLKYMMELTTLNGIMARWKILLFELDILYVNQKEVKESAIADFLASRALEDYEPLNFDFPNEDLMYVATTEEEYVTCIIGIRAAIERKIKVLEVYEDSALVIYQLKGEWETRDPKLIDYRKLVLELIKEFDDIILYYLSQDENQMVDAFDTLVFIIKVNKQEDMKPIQMNTYESPTHCYNIKKEERDDHPWYEDILRYEMIREYPEHAIKNDKRTLKRLANEYVLDGEILYKRRKDQMLLRCVDVVVA